The following nucleotide sequence is from [Limnothrix rosea] IAM M-220.
CGTTAGATAAGGCCAGTTGCTCGACAGTGTCTACATCGAGAATGGCTGCGGCAGGAACTGTAATGACATCGCCATCGCGTAGGTCAATGTTTTGGCTCAGGTCTCCTTGGTTGAGTAGGGCAAGTAGGTTAACGGAAATGGTGTGGGATAAAGTCGGATTTTCTGAATCTCTCGTGATTTGGACTCGGGCGATATCGCCGGCAGGGGTAATGCCGCCAGCGTTTTGTAGTGCTTGGAAGAGTCTTGGTGCTTGGCCGCCTGTATTTGAGGGGAAGGTATAGAGACCGGGCTGAACGATTTCTCCACCCATGACGATCTGTAGGGGACGGCGGTTTATTAGGGTGACATCTACTTCTGGAAAGCGTAGTTCTGGGGCGTAGGCAACGGCAAGGCGATCGCCGGCCTCTGCGATGGTTAACCCCCGTAGATCAACCCGCCCAACTAAGGGCAAAGTTATGGTGCCAAAGGGCTCCAGTGCATATTGGCCGTTATATTCTGGTGTATTAAAAAACTCTAGTTGAATCGTATCGCCAGCATCAAGGCGGTAATCGGCCTCTAGCTCATCTATGGAGGGGATGTCGCGATTAGGAAACTGGGGGACAGCCACAGCTGCCGGTGCACCAGACGGCGAAAATACTGGTAAAGAACGAGGCTCGGTTTGTTGGGGCTGGGGGAAAACGCCTTGAAACGGATTGACTTCTTCCCAATAGCTATCGGGTAATGGATCACGCTCAAGGAAGGGCGGCGGCGTGACATCAGACCGGGGGATGGTCGGTAATACTCTTAAATCTGGTTCAAGGTTGTCTGGGGCGATACTTTGTGCCACCAACTGAGGGGTGGTAAGGTCTTCCGCCTGTATGGCTACAGCAGCAGTGAATGGGGTAACAGTAGTAGCGGCGATCGCCCCAAAGATTACCCGACGAGAAAGAAAAAATAACGAACCTAATTTCATAACAAACGCGGCATGAACACAATACAGACGACAATCTAGAACCGATACATCTTGAAAGATCAAAATTTACTTAAATTGTTCCAGCTTTCAATTGGGTTACCAGTGCAAATACAAAGATTGATGAGATCCCCTACCTACAAATTAGTGTGCCAAAACTGAGTGCTGAACCATAAGAGTCTCCATAGTAGCCCAGCGATTTGCTCGAAAGTATGAGCCTTCTTAAAGAGTTTCTGAGGATTTTTCGATTTTTGTGATGTGACCAAACCATTTGCTTTTATTCTTAGGGAAAGCAATTTACAAGTAAACAACCTTTTCCGAAACAATGACAAGCACGACAAACTTACTGGTCGTAGACAATGTACATGCAGGATATATAAAGGATCTCAATATTCTGCAAGGCATTAATTTTCGCATTGCCCCCGGTGAACTCGTCGTTGTTATTGGCCCCAATGGTGCGGGAAAATCAACCCTTGCCAAAACAATTTTTGGATTACTAACGCCGAATCAAGGCAGCATTACGTTTAAGGGAAAAAATATTGTCGGTCTCCGCTCCAACCAAATTGTGCAGCAGGGCATGTGCTATGTCCCACAAATTAGAAATGTTTTTGCCAGCCTCAGTGTTGAAGAAAATTTGGAGATGGGAGCCTTTGTTCGGTCGGGTTCTTTAGCGGGCCTTAAGGGGCAGATCTACACGATGTTTCCTGTCCTCAAGCAACGGCGTAAGCAGCAGGCGGGGACTTTATCTGGTGGTGAACGTCAAATGTTGGCGATGGGACGGGCATTGATGCTTGATCCCGATTTATTGGTTCTGGATGAGCCTTCTGCGGCGCTCTCGCCGATTTTGGTGACTAATGTTTTTGAGCAGATTAAGGCGGTAAATAGTTTGGGTAAGGCGATTATTTTAGTGGAGCAAAATGCGAAGCGGGCTTTGGAGTTGGCTGACCGTGGCTATGTTCTAGAAAATGGGCGCGATCGCTTTGAGGGCACAGGTGCTGATTTATTAAATAATCCTAAGGTGGGTGAGCTTTATCTTGGGGCTGCTTATAGGGAAGATTAGATGATTTTTTTGGAAATTTCGCTAGAGTAGCAATATCTTCTCTCTCGCTATGGCAGATGGTGGTAAAACTTCAAGATAGGCTACAGACTTACTGGCAAAGGTTGCGGCGATCGCCTGATCCAGCGATTCCAGAGATCATCGAAGTCACAGCTGAGCCAGTGGAAGAGCAACCAGAGTTATCGCGCTGGCAAAAATTTACAGCTCGTTTTCAAAGATCACAAACATCAGCCATGACTAGTGGTAATGCCAATGACCTAGAAGACCAAGTGGAAGAGACCTTAGAAGAACAGGATAAAACACGCATTGCCCAAGTTTTTCAGAAGGTTGTCCGACGGGTAAAACCGGAAGATATTGAACGGGTTAAAGCAGGCCTTGATCAAATGCGGCGGGGGCCAGTTAAAGAGGTTTGGGGGAAAGTGCAGTCCCTCGCAAAAATGATCAAAGATCCCCATGTGGCTTGGAAATCAAAAGCTGTGGCGATCGCCGCCCTCGTCTATCTCGTTTCACCCTTCGATGCCGTCCCCGATGTCATTCCCTTCGCAGGCTTAGCCGATGATGTCGCCGTGATTGCAGCCGTAGTTTCGACCTTAGCTGTCGAACTAGAAAAATATATGACCCGCCAAGCCGAACAAAAAGCGGCGATCGAAATCAAAAAACAAACAGAAATTGTGCGTATTACCTTAATTGGCAGTATCGTAGCGGCGGCGATCGCCATTATCGTTAAACTGATTTTGAATACTTTAGGTTAGAGAATGTTATCAACTTAATTGAATAACACACTCTAATGACCTAGATTTTCCTTAACGAAACATACTGCTAACAGAACTCTCCTCGTGGATACGCCAAATCGTTTCACCGAGAAGATTCGCAACGGTCAATACAGTTAGCTGCTCAAACTGCTTTTCGGGGGGAACAGGAATCGTATTAGTTACGATCACCTCTTCAAATAGACCACCAGACAGACGGTCGACCGCAGGACCCGAAAATACCGGGTGAGTGGCACAGGCATAAACCTGCTTCGCCCCTTCCTTTCGGAGTAAACGAGCGCCCTCTTGCAATGTTCCCGCAGTGTCTATCATGTCATCGACTAGGATGGCAGTTTTACCTTGGACATCGCCCACCACATTCATCACTTCCGCAACATTATGGGCCTGACGACGTTTATCGATAATGGCGAGGGGAGCACCGTGTAATTTTTTGGCAAAGGCACGGGCACGGGCAACACCACCAACATCAGGGGAAACAACAACAATATCATCTAGATTTTTGCTGTTGAGATAATCCAAGATAACGGGGGAGCCGTACACATGGTCACAGGGAATATCAAAGTAACCTTGGATCTGGGCAGAGTGGAGATCCATGGCTAAGACGCGACCAGCTCCGGCTTGGGTAATGAGGTTTGCGGCTAGCTTTGCGGTAATGGATTCGCGACCTGCTGTTTTTCGATCCGCACGGGCATAGCCATAGTAGGGAATGACTGCGGTGATTTGTCGGGCAGAGGCACGACGGCAGGCATCGATCATGATTAACAGCTCCATCAAGTGATCATTCACTGGCCGACAGGATGGCTGGATGAGGTACACATCACAACCGCGAATGGATTCTTGGATTTGCACATACATTTCGCCGTCGGCAAATTGTTTGCGGATCATGGGGCCTAAGTCAATGCCGAGATAGCGGGCAACTTCGTTGGCGACAATGGGGTTCGCTGAGCCTGAAAATAGGCGTAAACGATTACTCGAAGATGTGGTTTGGAGGATGGATTGTTGTAGGGCAACGGTGGCGGAGTGGCTCACAGCGGAAGAAACCTCTCTTTTGGGTTGGTAAAGGACATCCAAGGGGGGAGAGTACCATATTCATTATTCCCGCGATTTGTGACGCGACTTGCTTTGCTAGATTCTCTAATTATTGAGAGCAATTGAGTGGTGATCCCCATCATTCAGCTCGGCAAGTTCTTGGGTTAAATCGGTGGGGAGTCATCGAAGTAGATGCAACAAAAAATGGTCAACGAACTATAAAAAAATATTAAAGAAGAGTCTATTCTTCAGGGTCTATTGTACTCAATAACTTCTGGAATGCAATTTGAAATTTACTTATGTTAGGAAATTGTTTGTTTGTTGCGGGAACTGATACTGAGGTCGGAAAAACAGCGGTTAGCTCGGCTTTGATTGCGTATTGGCGGTATTTTCTTGCTCATTCTCCGTTAGGCGTGATCAAGCTCATGCAAACGGGGATCGGCGATCGCCAATGGTATGAAGAGTTTTGTGATGACCATACGCGTTTAGTCGTACCTCTGGAGTATGAAACTCCGGTCGCGCCTCCGGTGGCGGCTACGCTTGAAGGTAGAGATATTGACCTGGAGCTGGTGCGGCGATCGCTAGATGAATTGGCGGCAGAAACAGAGTTTGTGATTGCCGAATCTCTGGGCAGTTTAGGGTCGCCTGTCACTGATGATCTTTTAGTGGCAGATTTGGCGGGGCAGTGGCAGATGCCGGCGGTGCTGGTTGTTCCGGTAAAGCTGGGGTCGATTGGCCAAACCATTGGTCAGGTGAGCTTGGCGCGGGAACACAATATCCAGCTCCGGGGCATGATTTTGAGCTGTGGTACACCGGCTGCAGTAGGAGAGATTGAAAAATTGTCTCCCCCAGCCACCCTTGAAAAGTTTACGGATATTCCGGTAATCGGCACATTACCCTATGTCAAGGATTGGGGCGATCGCCGTTTCCTTGCTGAGACGGTGGCGACATGGGATTTAGAAAAATTACTGCCGACTAAAGTCTTTGAGCGAACGCAAAAAGCTTAGGGCTCTTTAGTCACGGTGATTTTTCCGTGGTCAATCCGCCAGCAGCGGTCGGCAATACCTTCCAATTCATCGGGGTCATGGGTGACAATTAGCAATGTCCAATGTTCCTTGAGCTTGTGCAGAAGTTTCGCCAGCTGCGATCGCATTGACCAATCTAAGCCTGCCGTTGGCTCATCAAGCATCAGCAGATTTGGCTGTCGAATGAGCTGTACAGCTAGGGCCAGTCGTCGCTGTTGACCACCGCTGAGGGCATGGGGTGAACTTTTCAGATCGAGGTGTGCTAGGTCTACTTCTGCCAATGCTTCTTGCACTTGCTCTAATCGCAACTCTGGATGTCCGAAGCGTAACTCTTCTAAAATAGTTGACCCACAAAAATGTCGTTCAGGAAACTGAAAGACCAGCCCGGCCAGCTGCTGGAGATGAATGCTTGTTAGTGCCTGTTTTTGCCAGCGAATATCGCCCCGAGTCTGTTCTGCTAAACCCGCCAAAATTTCTAATAGTGTTGTTTTGCCAGAGCCGCTAGGCCCCACGATCATTCCCAGCTCCTGCGGTGCAAGGGAAAGGTTGACTCCCTTAAGAATGGGCTCCGATGTGGCGGCCGGATGATAGTACAGATCCTTGAGATAAAGCATCACTGTTCTGATGAAACCTTGTTTACGGTAACACAGGGGTTTAGGAGAGCTGCCCCCATAAATGCGGCGATCGCCACCGAGGTCAGTTGATAACACCGACAGGTCTGCAAATCTTCTTAATATTAGAAGTAGTTAATGCTCAGTTAAATCGAAGTTTAATTGAGAAGCCATTGATCCCCGACAGAAGCTGTTAAATTAGTAATTGAAGAAAGACATAGCTCTTCTTCCCCGGCAGATAAAACAGCCATTGTCCAAGTTAGTTTAAGGAGAGTAAAAACGCTGTTTCTTTACATATCTGTCTCGTTTCAAAACGATACCACCCAAACTCAAAATCTATACTTCCAATAGCTGGAAAAAACAGGGAGCAACCCAACTGAAGAACTCAAGTCTTGTCTGGCATTTCGAGTGATGCAGTTGCCGCCTCTAAACGATATAGCTCTATTAATGGAAGTCCACTGGGAAAAGAGTGCTGGGTGGTATTGTTATGTATAGCCATTTTATTTGATATTAAGAATAGAAAGATTTTTTGTCTGAATTATAATCGCTACATTAGTTCGGTAATTAATTACTATTTATAGGCTTTATTCTTAAATTTTTAAATAGATTTTGTAAGGTAAGAAATTTATTTTAGTGCAGGGTAAGATTTTTGAAATCTCCTAGCTCAATATCCGGTAGATTTTCTAGCACTTCATGCCATGTTTGATGTGTTTTCAATGCTTTGATAATCAGTGGGAGCGGCTCAGGTAAAATATCAGGAAAATCAAATTCTTCAGGAAAATTGATCTGAAAAGCGAGCTGCTCATGGGGTGGGGTGAATTGAGCATCGATATTCGCTTTGTTGCCCCTAGCATCTACGCGATACCAGCCGCAGTCTGCTAAAAAGATGGCGTTAAAGCCGTGCAAGCTATAGGGTGCGCCTTTGTCATCGATGCTTAATCTCTGGTAACATAACCCCGCCGGAATTTGATTTGCTCGGAGTAGGGCTGCGAGTAAATGGCTTTTGGCAAAACAATATCCGGTTTTGTGGTGGAGAACGTCTGAGGCTGTGCAGGTAATGGGATTCATTTGGTAATCAAAACTATGGTGGATTTCGTCCCGCACCCACTCGAAGCAGATTTTGGCGATCGCCGTTTTATCCTCCAATCCAGCAGCTAATTTATTGGCTTGAGCAAGAATATCTGGATGCTGCCAATCGATAATGTCGCTTGCTTGTAAATACTTTTTCATAATTTAATTGACCGCTCCAATCTATCAGAGGCGATCGCCAACCCTCTTAACGATACTCTTTCCAGTCCCTAGAAAGGGATTTTGATGCTTGAGAGCTGTAGAATTTCATAAGAATGTAATTCGTCGCAATTACAACGACTTTCAGTCCCTAGAAAGGGATTTTGATGCTTGAGAGTTAGCGTTGATGATGCCAACGAAAAACAATGCATTCTTTCAGTCCCTAGAAAGGGATTTTGATGCTTGAGAGTGTATATTTGAGCAGAGAATCCTTTACAGATTGGCCTTTCAGTCCCTAGAAAGGGATTTTGATGCTTGAGAGTATATTGTTGTTGACCAAACGACACGCCGAGATAGCTTTCAGTCCCTAGAAAGGGATTTTGATGCTTGAGAGATGCTGTAGCCGACTTGGGGGATGGCGTAGCGATTGCTTTCAGTCCCTAGAAAGGGATTTTGATGCTTGAGAGTTATTTAAGCCCTTATAGTGCTTAAATTCAGGTCTACTTTCAGTCCCTAGAAAGGGATTTTGATGCTTGAGAGTCGGTAAGACCAGAGAGGTGCAATATCTCTCTAAACTTTCAGTCCCTAGAAAGGGATTTTGATGCTTGAGAGCTAATCTCTGAACTCTGGTAAAACTCGAAAAATTCTTTCAGTCCCTAGAAAGGGATTTTGATGCTTGAGAGCTGCACCACCACGATTTTGCTCTGATCGTCGTACTGCCTTTCAGTCCCTAGAAAGGGATTTTGATGCTTGAGAGTTTTCAACTCGAAAAGAGACTCAGACAACCTGCCACTTTCAGTCCCTAGAAAGGGATTTTGATGCTTGAGAGAGGAACAAATACGAACGGCATAGAGCAGAACCTTCCTTTCAGTCCCTAGAAAGGGATTTTGATGCTTGAGAGATGTGCCAAAACCGTAAACATCGAACACAGCTTGACTTTCAGTCCCTAGAAAGGGATTTTGATGCTTGAGAGTTAGTTTTCTTGTGCCGGAGATTCCTATCATTTTGCTTTCAGTCCCTAGAAAGGGATTTTGATGCTTGAGAGTGGAATTTGCCTCTCAAAAAAGAGCAATATCTCAACTTTCAGTCCCTAGAAAGGGATTTTGATGCTTGAGAGTCTTTCACTTTAAAATCCTTTGCGAGGGTAGTTATCTTTCAGTCCCTAGAAAGGGATTTTGATGCTTGAGAGTTGCAGCTCATCGATATCGGGTGAGTCTTTCCCCTTTCAGTCCCTAGAAAGGGATTTTGATGCTTGAGAGTTTTGCTTATTGTTTTGAGTTATGCTACTGGTTCATCCTTTCAGTCCCTAGAAAGGGATTTTGATGCTTGAGAGAATTATTTTGATGGCACAATTTTTGATTATGGTGAGACTTTCAGTCCCTAGAAAGGGATTTTGATGCTTGAGAGGCGGCGATCGCCAACTTCAACCGCGAATCTAGCTTTCAGTCCCTAGAAAGGGATTTTGATGCTTGAGAGGAGTTCGGAACCGGTAAATCCTTGGCTATGATTGCTTTCAGTCCCTAGAAAGGGATTTTGATGCTTGAGAGCTTGCTGTAGTCCTTTAAAATCTTGATCATTTTCAACTTTCAGTCCCTAGAAAGGGATTTTGATGCTTGAGAGCTGGTTGGATCGTCAATCAGGGAAGTTCAAGTAGCGCTTTCAGTCCCTAGAAAGGGATTTTGATGCTTGAGAGACGTGAACATTTGGCAGAGTTGCGTCCACTTGGGACTTTCAGTCCCTAGAAAGGGATTTTGATGCTTGAGAGTTGGATGGGATCGGAATTCCGCTAGATGTCGTCGCCTTTCAGTCCCTAGAAAGGGATTTTGATGCTTGAGAGTTTGCCTTTTGCTCCAACTTGCTAGCCAAAAAAACTTTCAGTCCCTAGAAAGGGATTTTGATGCTTGAGAGCGCGCTAGCGATGTGCGTCCCCATGCCAATACTGAGGCCTTTCAGTCCCTAGAAAGGGATTTTGATGCTTGAGAGCAAATGTTTACAACGAGCTGCGCAATGAATTGCTCTTTCAGTCCCTAGAAAGGGATTTTGATGCTTGAGAGACAGCAGGCGATCGCCACAGCATCTAAAGCTATCAAGCCACTTTCAGTCCCTAGAAAGGGATTTTGATGCTTGAGAGAAAATAATATGCGACGATAAACGTATCTTGAAAAACTTTCAGTCCCTAGAAAGGGATTTTGATGCTTGAGAGACATTTTTACTTTCTTGAATCAGGGCACCGAAAGTCTTTCAGTCCCTAGAAAGGGATTTTGATGCTTGAGAGATTACGGAAATTAATGCAGACATAAAACTCAAACAACTTTCAGTCCCTAGAAAGGGATTTTGATGCTTGAGAGGTGCGATCGCCGTGACAAATGGGTTACGAAATCCACTTTCAGTCCCTAGAAAGGGATTTTGATGCTTGAGAGTATCACTTACATCGGCGGGAACAACTACCAAAAACTACTTTCAGTCCCTAGAAAGGGATTTTGATGCTTGAGAGCATGAAAATATCCGGAATCGCCGCCATTCTCCCCCCTTTCAGTCCCTAGAAAGGGATTTTGATGCTTGAGAGATGGGAGGATGGGGGTTGTGAATCATGGGAACCTCCCTTTCAGTCCCTAGAAAGGGATTTTGATGCTTGAGAGTTAGGTCACGAATCTTGCTGGGGATATCAACCCCCCTTTCAGTCCCTAGAAAGGGATTTTGATGCTTGAGAGTCAACTGCACCTCCCTTAGCAAGTCCGAAGATTGAACTTTCAGTCCCTAGAAAGGGATTTTGATGCTTGAGAGGTGCGCCTGTATCGTAATAAGGAATTGATTCTTGCTTTCAGTCCCTAGAAAGGGATTTTGATGCTTGAGAGCTACGCCCCTCTTTTACGTAGAACCCGTTGCCCACTTTCAGTCCCTAGAAAGGGATTTTGATGCTTGAGAGTTGGGATGATGTCAACGCCGCAGCAAAGGAACGCACTGCTTTCAGTCCCTAGAAAGGGATTTTGATGCTTGAGAGCAGCAACGATGAAGCTGTTTTAGTCACTCTACTTAATGCTTTCAGTCCCTAGAAAGGGATTTTGATGCTTGAGAGCTATAGCCGCGCCGTCACCGCCAACTACAACGCAAACTTTCAGTCCCTAGAAAGGGATTTTGATGCTTGAGAGTCAGATAGTGCCCATAAAATCGCTTCTTTTTCTTCCTTTCAGTCCCTAGAAAGGGATTTTGATGCTTGAGAGAGAGCCACGCACCGCGAAGCCATAGCGCTGCACTCTTTCAGTCCCTAGAAAGGGATTTTGATGCTTGAGAGGTCGTAATCCTGAAAGCCCTGAATTGTCCAGTCAACCTTTCAGTCCCTAGAAAGGGATTTTGATGCTTGAGAGTCCTCTAGCAGCTTTCGGGCTGCTTTTTTATTGCCCTTTCAGTCCCTAGAAAGGGATTTTGATGCTTGAGAGTCGTCCTCGAAGCAACGGAAGCCTATGCTTTCTTCTTTCAGTCCCTAGAAAGGGATTTTGATGCTTGAGAGTTTCACATCACGCTTAAAGGTGCTCAGAATCCCCACTTTCAGTCCCTAGAAAGGGATTTTGATGCTTGAGAGTGTTAAATGGTGGTATCGAACTTGTACTAAATTTTTGCTTTCAGTCCCTAGAAAGGGATTTTGATGCTTGAGAGTCTTGACGCACTAGATAGGTGTAGAGTAGATTAGTACTGCTTTCAGTCCCTAGAAAGGGATTTTGATGCTTGAGAGGTTGTAGCTGTGACCTTTGCTAAAGTTTAGTAGTCTTTCAGTCCCTAGAAAGGGATTTTGATGCTTGAGAGGCTGACGGCGATCGTCACTGTTTCACCCGTGCCATTCTTTCAGTCCCTAGAAAGGGATTTTGATGCTTGAGAGAATCCCGTCGTTCTAGTGGTGGCAACGATGATACTAGCTTTCAGTCCCTAGAAAGGGATTTTGATGCTTGAGAGAATCTCTGTTTGGTGTACAGGGTGGTCGAGCTTTCCACTTTCAGTCCCTAGAAAGGGATTTTGATGCTTGAGAGATTTATGAGGCGACGGGCATTATTAGCGCGCAAAAAACACTTTCAGTCCCTAGAAAGGGATTTTGATGCTTGAGAGATAGAAGCTTATTACTACAGCAACAAAGACAAAACCTTTCAGTCCCTAGAAAGGGATTTTGATGCTTGAGAGCGGTGACCCCAGCAGTATTGCCGAATCAATGGCAACTTTCAGTCCCTAGAAAGGGATTTTGATGCTTGAGAGCTGGTTTAGTTATGCAGGTGTTCAAGGGTTCCTATCTTTCAGTCCCTAGAAAGGGATTTTGATGCTTGAGAGCTGCTGGAGAAGGGGCGATCGCCTGTTGTAGCTGACTTTCAGTCCCTAGAAAGGGATTTTGATGCTTGAGAGACAATAGGTTTGAAGAGATTGGCACTAAATTAGTATGCTGCTTTCAGTCCCTAGAAAGGGATTTTGATGCTTGAGAGAATAGTTCGGCGATCGCCACAGTAGATGATCGACTCTTTCAGTCCCTAGAAAGGGATTTTGATGCTTGAGAGCGAAGAATTGATGCTGTTTGGGCAAGTATGCCAACGCTTTCAGTCCCTAGAAAGGGATTTTGATGCTTGAGAGTCCTCTTCTTTCATGCCCTTAGTCGTTTTCTGATACTTTCAGTCCCTAGAAAGGGATTTTGATGCTTGAGAGATTTCGTGCTCTTCAGTATTTCGTCTTAAATCAGCTTTCAGTCCCTAGAAAGGGATTTTGATGCTTGAGAGTCCTACTAAAAATTCTTCAATATCAACAAGGCGAACTTTCAGTCCCTAGAAAGGGATTTTGATGCTTGAGAGCTGCGGGATTTTTCACAAGTACATCTTCTTGTCAGCCTTTCAGTCCCTAGAAAGGGATTTTGATGCTTGAGAGTAGTCAATGGCGCATCAACAATGCGCAGTTTGAGCTTTCAGTCCCTAGAAAGGGATTTTGATGCTTGAGAGATGGCAATCTATGGCACGTGGCTAGCGGTGGCATTCTTTCAGTCCCTAGAAAGGGATTTTGATGCTTGAGAGAGGTAAACGAAGACGGCGAGTATGTTGAGGCTGAGGCCTTTCAGTCCCTAGAAAG
It contains:
- a CDS encoding SLBB domain-containing protein; this translates as MKLGSLFFLSRRVIFGAIAATTVTPFTAAVAIQAEDLTTPQLVAQSIAPDNLEPDLRVLPTIPRSDVTPPPFLERDPLPDSYWEEVNPFQGVFPQPQQTEPRSLPVFSPSGAPAAVAVPQFPNRDIPSIDELEADYRLDAGDTIQLEFFNTPEYNGQYALEPFGTITLPLVGRVDLRGLTIAEAGDRLAVAYAPELRFPEVDVTLINRRPLQIVMGGEIVQPGLYTFPSNTGGQAPRLFQALQNAGGITPAGDIARVQITRDSENPTLSHTISVNLLALLNQGDLSQNIDLRDGDVITVPAAAILDVDTVEQLALSNVRSQSTLPVDVAVLGEVGLPGPYRFGAGDQTTIVRAIQQAGGLSPFADVRNVTLERKTRSGSLQKITIDLFAILESGRIDQDVTLQAGDVIQIPQAELNNEQITALTSSTLSRGPIEVAILGEVNRPGGLQVKANTSLSQAIIAAGGFNNLARKKVKLLRFNPDGTVSEKKIEVDLDRTINPEDNPILQPNDIIMVGKSTWGTIRETLTSVSRNVNFLLPYLFFLNDQ
- a CDS encoding ABC transporter ATP-binding protein, yielding MTSTTNLLVVDNVHAGYIKDLNILQGINFRIAPGELVVVIGPNGAGKSTLAKTIFGLLTPNQGSITFKGKNIVGLRSNQIVQQGMCYVPQIRNVFASLSVEENLEMGAFVRSGSLAGLKGQIYTMFPVLKQRRKQQAGTLSGGERQMLAMGRALMLDPDLLVLDEPSAALSPILVTNVFEQIKAVNSLGKAIILVEQNAKRALELADRGYVLENGRDRFEGTGADLLNNPKVGELYLGAAYRED
- a CDS encoding YkvA family protein, which produces MVVKLQDRLQTYWQRLRRSPDPAIPEIIEVTAEPVEEQPELSRWQKFTARFQRSQTSAMTSGNANDLEDQVEETLEEQDKTRIAQVFQKVVRRVKPEDIERVKAGLDQMRRGPVKEVWGKVQSLAKMIKDPHVAWKSKAVAIAALVYLVSPFDAVPDVIPFAGLADDVAVIAAVVSTLAVELEKYMTRQAEQKAAIEIKKQTEIVRITLIGSIVAAAIAIIVKLILNTLG
- a CDS encoding ribose-phosphate pyrophosphokinase; the encoded protein is MSHSATVALQQSILQTTSSSNRLRLFSGSANPIVANEVARYLGIDLGPMIRKQFADGEMYVQIQESIRGCDVYLIQPSCRPVNDHLMELLIMIDACRRASARQITAVIPYYGYARADRKTAGRESITAKLAANLITQAGAGRVLAMDLHSAQIQGYFDIPCDHVYGSPVILDYLNSKNLDDIVVVSPDVGGVARARAFAKKLHGAPLAIIDKRRQAHNVAEVMNVVGDVQGKTAILVDDMIDTAGTLQEGARLLRKEGAKQVYACATHPVFSGPAVDRLSGGLFEEVIVTNTIPVPPEKQFEQLTVLTVANLLGETIWRIHEESSVSSMFR
- the bioD gene encoding dethiobiotin synthase encodes the protein MLGNCLFVAGTDTEVGKTAVSSALIAYWRYFLAHSPLGVIKLMQTGIGDRQWYEEFCDDHTRLVVPLEYETPVAPPVAATLEGRDIDLELVRRSLDELAAETEFVIAESLGSLGSPVTDDLLVADLAGQWQMPAVLVVPVKLGSIGQTIGQVSLAREHNIQLRGMILSCGTPAAVGEIEKLSPPATLEKFTDIPVIGTLPYVKDWGDRRFLAETVATWDLEKLLPTKVFERTQKA
- a CDS encoding ABC transporter ATP-binding protein — encoded protein: MLYLKDLYYHPAATSEPILKGVNLSLAPQELGMIVGPSGSGKTTLLEILAGLAEQTRGDIRWQKQALTSIHLQQLAGLVFQFPERHFCGSTILEELRFGHPELRLEQVQEALAEVDLAHLDLKSSPHALSGGQQRRLALAVQLIRQPNLLMLDEPTAGLDWSMRSQLAKLLHKLKEHWTLLIVTHDPDELEGIADRCWRIDHGKITVTKEP
- a CDS encoding transglutaminase-like domain-containing protein, with protein sequence MKKYLQASDIIDWQHPDILAQANKLAAGLEDKTAIAKICFEWVRDEIHHSFDYQMNPITCTASDVLHHKTGYCFAKSHLLAALLRANQIPAGLCYQRLSIDDKGAPYSLHGFNAIFLADCGWYRVDARGNKANIDAQFTPPHEQLAFQINFPEEFDFPDILPEPLPLIIKALKTHQTWHEVLENLPDIELGDFKNLTLH